The following are encoded together in the Chiloscyllium plagiosum isolate BGI_BamShark_2017 chromosome 1, ASM401019v2, whole genome shotgun sequence genome:
- the gar1 gene encoding H/ACA ribonucleoprotein complex subunit 1 isoform X1 has translation MQNVKTQTLPPSLSRLSEILIVMSFRGGFGRGGRGGGFGGGRGGRGGGGFRGRGRGGYNTGYDQGPPDRVVELGHFIHPCEDEIVCKCTSEENKVPYFNAPVYLENKEQIGKVDEIFGQLRDFYFSVKLSDNMKAASFKKLQKFYIDPAKLLPLQRFLPRPPGEKGRGNGGRGGARGGRGGGFGGRGGGFGGRGGGFRGGRGGGGFRGGRGGGGRGFRGGRGR, from the exons ATGCAGAATGTAAAGACACAGACACTACCCCCATCATTGTCAAGACTTTCAG AGATTTTGATTGTGATGTCTTTTCGAGGAGGTTTTGGTAGAGGAGGACGAGGAGGTGGCTTTGGTGGAGGAAGAGGAGGGCGAGGAGGTGGAGGATTTCGCGGCAGAGGGCGAGGAGGCTACAATACAGGATATGATCAGGGACCTCCTGATAGAGTGGTTG AATTGGGACATTTCATACATCCTTGTGAAGACGAAATTGTTTGCAAATGCACCTCTGAAGAAAATAAAGTCCCGTATTTCAATGCGCCAGTCTATTTGGAAAACAAAGAACAAATTGGAAAAGTTGATGAAATATTTGGGCAGCTCAGAGATTTT TACTTTTCAGTTAAATTATCAGATAACATGAAAGCTGCTTCttttaagaaactacagaag TTCTACATTGATCCAGCTAAACTACTCCCTCTTCAGCGATTCTTACCTCGGCCACCTGGTGAGAAAGGCCGAGGGAATGGAGGTCGAGGAGGAGCCCGAGGGGGGCGGGGCGGTGGATTTGGAGGACGGGGCGGTGGATTTGGAGGAAGAGGCG GTGGTTTCAggggagggagaggaggaggtggtttcagaggaggcagaggtggtggaggacGTGGCTTCAGAG GTGGAAGAGGAAGGTGA
- the gar1 gene encoding H/ACA ribonucleoprotein complex subunit 1 isoform X2 has translation MSFRGGFGRGGRGGGFGGGRGGRGGGGFRGRGRGGYNTGYDQGPPDRVVELGHFIHPCEDEIVCKCTSEENKVPYFNAPVYLENKEQIGKVDEIFGQLRDFYFSVKLSDNMKAASFKKLQKFYIDPAKLLPLQRFLPRPPGEKGRGNGGRGGARGGRGGGFGGRGGGFGGRGGGFRGGRGGGGFRGGRGGGGRGFRGGRGR, from the exons ATGTCTTTTCGAGGAGGTTTTGGTAGAGGAGGACGAGGAGGTGGCTTTGGTGGAGGAAGAGGAGGGCGAGGAGGTGGAGGATTTCGCGGCAGAGGGCGAGGAGGCTACAATACAGGATATGATCAGGGACCTCCTGATAGAGTGGTTG AATTGGGACATTTCATACATCCTTGTGAAGACGAAATTGTTTGCAAATGCACCTCTGAAGAAAATAAAGTCCCGTATTTCAATGCGCCAGTCTATTTGGAAAACAAAGAACAAATTGGAAAAGTTGATGAAATATTTGGGCAGCTCAGAGATTTT TACTTTTCAGTTAAATTATCAGATAACATGAAAGCTGCTTCttttaagaaactacagaag TTCTACATTGATCCAGCTAAACTACTCCCTCTTCAGCGATTCTTACCTCGGCCACCTGGTGAGAAAGGCCGAGGGAATGGAGGTCGAGGAGGAGCCCGAGGGGGGCGGGGCGGTGGATTTGGAGGACGGGGCGGTGGATTTGGAGGAAGAGGCG GTGGTTTCAggggagggagaggaggaggtggtttcagaggaggcagaggtggtggaggacGTGGCTTCAGAG GTGGAAGAGGAAGGTGA